In Dyadobacter sp. NIV53, a single window of DNA contains:
- a CDS encoding response regulator transcription factor, translating into MTIKKARIILIDDHQIVLDSLSWLLASFDQIEVVGKYTNGKAALKHYQEQGADLLISDMRMPSMNGIELCIEARKINSDAKVLILTMIEDAKQIREAVKVGVNGYLLKIADGDELMIAIRTILDGKKYFSDEVVIELALGKNEANDLLQGTSAKLTLREVEILKLVAKEMSTNEIAEKLFISVPTVETHRRNLMQKIGAKSVVGLVLFAVKHDLLE; encoded by the coding sequence ATGACAATCAAAAAAGCACGCATTATTTTAATAGATGATCATCAAATTGTACTCGATAGCCTTTCATGGTTATTGGCTTCATTTGATCAAATTGAAGTTGTAGGTAAATATACTAATGGAAAAGCTGCATTAAAACACTATCAGGAGCAAGGTGCTGATTTGTTAATATCAGATATGCGCATGCCTTCAATGAATGGTATTGAACTTTGTATTGAGGCACGTAAGATTAATTCTGATGCCAAAGTATTGATTCTCACCATGATTGAGGACGCAAAACAAATCAGGGAAGCCGTCAAGGTCGGCGTAAATGGTTATTTGCTGAAAATTGCAGATGGCGATGAACTGATGATAGCTATCCGCACTATTTTGGATGGGAAGAAGTACTTTAGTGATGAGGTTGTTATTGAACTTGCACTGGGAAAAAACGAAGCAAATGACTTATTACAAGGCACTTCTGCAAAGCTGACGCTCAGAGAAGTGGAAATTTTGAAACTTGTTGCAAAAGAGATGTCGACCAACGAAATAGCTGAAAAGTTATTTATAAGCGTACCTACGGTCGAAACGCACAGGCGCAATCTGATGCAGAAAATTGGGGCAAAAAGTGTTGTCGGACTAGTTCTGTTTGCTGTCAAACATGATCTTTTGGAATAA
- a CDS encoding heparan-alpha-glucosaminide N-acetyltransferase domain-containing protein yields the protein MHTLKTSSIRLDSIDIFRAFTMFLMIFVNDLWSLKDVPKWLEHSEAAADDMGLSDVVFPAFLFIVGLSIPFAVANRKSKGDDTKTLLIHIVERSFALLIMGIFIVNYENIVPEGMIINKYVWEILMVLAFFLIWNVYPDNPDKKLLFQALKVLGYLLLAGLAAIYKGGNAANPSWMETHWYGILGLIGWSYLICAAAYVFCQDNLIRVVAVWVFLLLFNLSDFAGMLQILDGIKDYIWIVGSGSMPAFTMAGVVASVIYIHYSKSEKSNIFPVILVILAVLSLLYGFGTRPYWGISKIRATPAWVGICSGISFLAFSFFFWLTDLKKIKNWALPLKPAGTATLTCYLIPYIWYAVITLAGISLPLFLRTGVIGLLKSLTFSLLVILLTGLINKLGVKLKI from the coding sequence ATGCATACTTTGAAAACTTCGTCCATCCGTTTAGATTCAATTGATATTTTTCGTGCATTTACCATGTTCCTCATGATCTTTGTGAATGACCTCTGGTCCTTGAAGGACGTTCCAAAGTGGCTGGAACACAGTGAAGCAGCTGCTGATGACATGGGTTTGTCAGATGTTGTTTTCCCGGCTTTTTTGTTTATTGTCGGTCTATCCATTCCGTTTGCTGTCGCCAATAGGAAATCAAAAGGCGATGATACAAAAACACTCCTGATTCACATTGTTGAGCGCAGTTTTGCTCTTTTGATAATGGGTATTTTTATTGTTAATTATGAGAATATAGTCCCGGAAGGAATGATTATCAATAAGTATGTATGGGAAATACTTATGGTTCTTGCATTTTTCCTTATCTGGAATGTGTATCCCGATAATCCTGATAAAAAATTATTATTTCAAGCTTTGAAAGTATTGGGATATTTGCTCCTTGCCGGTCTTGCCGCTATTTATAAAGGTGGTAACGCAGCTAATCCATCCTGGATGGAAACGCATTGGTATGGCATTCTTGGGCTAATTGGCTGGTCATATCTGATATGTGCAGCAGCATATGTTTTTTGTCAGGATAATTTAATAAGGGTCGTTGCCGTATGGGTTTTTCTTCTACTTTTTAACCTATCCGATTTTGCAGGAATGCTTCAGATTCTTGATGGGATAAAAGATTATATCTGGATAGTTGGATCTGGATCTATGCCGGCTTTTACGATGGCAGGTGTGGTAGCATCTGTGATTTATATACATTATTCAAAATCTGAAAAATCTAATATATTTCCGGTCATACTTGTAATTTTAGCGGTTTTAAGTTTGCTGTATGGTTTTGGAACCAGGCCTTACTGGGGAATTTCCAAAATCAGGGCTACACCTGCCTGGGTTGGTATTTGCAGTGGAATAAGTTTTCTTGCCTTTTCATTTTTCTTCTGGCTGACAGACCTGAAAAAAATTAAAAACTGGGCGTTACCGTTAAAACCAGCCGGAACTGCAACACTGACATGCTACCTGATCCCTTACATCTGGTACGCCGTGATCACACTGGCAGGAATCAGTTTGCCATTATTTTTACGCACAGGAGTTATCGGATTATTAAAATCGCTTACCTTTTCTTTACTGGTTATTCTACTGACAGGATTAATTAATAAACTGGGAGTAAAACTGAAAATTTAA
- a CDS encoding two-component regulator propeller domain-containing protein: protein MQKIFPIIILLLLAGTACKSQNSYQFNHIGIGDGLSQGSIYHIHKDSRGFLWLGTQDGINRFDGKNIQVYLSGASGESTNVQGIAEDSNADLWVGSHKGLYKYVRNQNKFIRPRLKNLSADRSVHVFSDRKKNIWILSENGLYYIENDEVKLFTKELAYNKSQINNFLAESPDGDFWILGVHNGLKRFSLRDKKIYHYFSDHSKNVYGTPRAFNCINFDQAGNLFLSSNTGLMKFDYSRKTFEIYSKNLNITRHHILDIEEDKNGMLWLATEGNGILIFDPEKEQLIQHLRHEDDVVNSLKFNEVSEIFVDENNDVFANTDPQGLDIITAVSSAFKFYTFGKNPHYNLSAYSIRGLAEDKDSSIWIGTELGGINRLTPKTGKIKHYTIENGLPDNIVRYILKDPKNRIWVATLNSLAVYEPYSDRFTKINLPVLCEIITIISVGPDLLLLSTNKGLITLDTNTGKIIDHSYPNLVCGYASYMDEGSGMIYVSDRYRGINGFTIQHNKPVFKRKYVENLHIMQIYHEPSSKFYWACTDRGLVKLNLNEGKVIKNYGVTNGLHHEFVYSVLKDNSGLFWLSTNRGLTRFNPNSERFEFIKEIPPREYNSRAAMVTKNGNLYFGSTSGLDLIQPKLLTIRNEHVGVHLTEIIYDRPDSKQDSTYVGERSSLQLPYESNTISLKFTATDYRSGGLNRFRYFLKGYDKDTIYAGTLNQVRYALLPAGTYEFRLQASDLGGNWVSPVKILQIRILPPFWQDWWFIILAVAICAIIVFLTVRSYLNYKLHIQMIESEKRIFLEKERSRIARDINDSLGSELFGLKLMGQVALSQTRREDADSYLQKIVDVSKGISEKISEVIWLTDSSQDNAESLWGYIQKNALIYLKPSGINYHFEALPVNQIFQVSGERRHEILNFYKHLFLELTRTCNLYQCEIKFLTYSNNLVISIANPQRPEMDKALLLSLEKLRGSLTINSESPLIMEIPLGD, encoded by the coding sequence ATGCAAAAAATCTTCCCTATCATCATTCTATTACTATTGGCAGGAACGGCATGTAAGAGCCAGAATTCCTATCAATTCAATCATATTGGTATAGGTGATGGTTTGTCGCAAGGTTCCATTTATCACATTCACAAAGATTCAAGAGGATTTCTCTGGCTGGGAACACAGGACGGAATCAATCGGTTTGACGGAAAGAATATTCAGGTTTATTTATCAGGTGCAAGTGGTGAATCAACCAATGTACAGGGAATTGCAGAGGACAGTAATGCAGATCTGTGGGTCGGTTCGCACAAAGGGCTTTATAAATATGTAAGGAACCAGAACAAATTCATTCGCCCAAGGCTGAAAAACTTATCAGCTGACAGATCAGTACATGTTTTTAGCGACCGGAAAAAGAACATCTGGATATTATCCGAAAATGGGCTTTATTACATTGAGAACGATGAGGTAAAACTGTTTACAAAGGAACTGGCCTATAATAAATCTCAAATCAATAATTTTTTGGCCGAATCACCAGATGGTGATTTCTGGATTCTTGGTGTACATAATGGCTTAAAAAGATTTTCTCTCAGAGATAAAAAAATCTATCATTATTTTTCTGATCATTCAAAAAATGTTTATGGTACACCCAGAGCCTTTAATTGCATAAATTTTGATCAGGCCGGAAACTTATTTCTAAGCAGTAATACAGGTCTGATGAAGTTTGATTACAGCCGTAAGACGTTTGAGATTTATTCCAAAAACCTAAATATTACGCGACATCATATTCTTGATATTGAGGAAGATAAAAACGGAATGTTATGGCTGGCCACCGAAGGCAATGGAATATTGATTTTTGATCCGGAAAAAGAGCAGCTAATACAGCATCTCAGGCACGAAGATGATGTGGTTAATAGTCTTAAATTCAATGAGGTAAGTGAAATTTTCGTTGATGAAAACAATGATGTGTTTGCTAACACTGATCCGCAGGGACTTGATATTATTACAGCTGTTTCCTCAGCTTTTAAATTTTATACTTTTGGAAAAAACCCTCATTACAATTTAAGTGCTTATTCCATTCGTGGGCTGGCCGAAGATAAAGATTCCAGTATATGGATTGGTACTGAGTTGGGCGGAATTAATCGTTTAACGCCGAAAACAGGCAAAATAAAACATTATACAATTGAAAATGGCCTGCCTGACAATATTGTAAGGTACATCTTAAAAGATCCCAAAAACAGGATTTGGGTTGCTACATTGAATAGTCTGGCCGTTTATGAACCTTATTCTGACCGTTTCACAAAAATCAATCTACCAGTATTGTGCGAAATTATAACCATTATTTCAGTGGGTCCTGACTTACTTTTATTGTCAACAAATAAAGGTCTTATAACATTAGATACCAATACCGGCAAAATAATTGATCATTCCTATCCCAATCTGGTTTGCGGATATGCCTCATATATGGATGAGGGTTCAGGTATGATTTATGTTTCAGATAGATACAGGGGTATCAATGGTTTTACCATACAGCATAATAAGCCAGTGTTCAAAAGGAAGTACGTCGAAAACCTGCATATCATGCAAATCTATCATGAGCCTTCCAGTAAGTTCTATTGGGCATGTACCGATCGGGGTTTGGTAAAGCTTAATCTGAACGAAGGAAAAGTGATTAAAAATTATGGTGTGACAAATGGCCTGCATCACGAATTCGTATATTCCGTATTAAAAGATAATTCCGGGCTGTTTTGGCTAAGTACTAATCGTGGACTTACCCGTTTCAATCCTAATTCTGAAAGATTTGAATTTATTAAAGAGATACCTCCGAGAGAATATAATTCGAGAGCTGCAATGGTAACCAAAAATGGTAACCTGTATTTCGGAAGCACCAGTGGTCTTGATCTTATACAGCCAAAACTGCTTACAATTCGCAATGAACATGTTGGTGTACACCTAACTGAAATAATATATGACCGGCCAGATTCCAAACAGGATTCAACTTATGTGGGGGAACGCTCTTCATTACAATTGCCTTACGAAAGCAATACAATTTCGCTGAAATTTACTGCAACTGATTACCGCAGCGGTGGGTTAAATCGTTTCCGTTATTTTCTTAAAGGATATGATAAGGATACCATTTATGCAGGGACATTAAACCAGGTGCGCTACGCACTTTTGCCGGCAGGTACTTACGAATTCAGGCTTCAGGCATCTGATCTTGGCGGAAATTGGGTTTCGCCTGTTAAAATATTACAAATAAGAATTTTACCTCCCTTCTGGCAGGACTGGTGGTTTATTATACTCGCTGTAGCGATTTGTGCAATTATTGTATTTCTGACAGTCAGAAGTTATCTGAATTACAAACTTCACATTCAGATGATAGAGTCTGAAAAAAGGATATTTCTCGAAAAAGAACGTAGCCGTATTGCCCGGGATATCAACGATAGCCTGGGTTCAGAACTGTTCGGGCTGAAACTAATGGGACAGGTTGCATTATCACAAACAAGAAGGGAAGATGCGGATTCATATCTTCAAAAAATTGTGGACGTCTCAAAAGGCATTTCTGAAAAAATAAGTGAAGTAATCTGGCTGACAGATTCCAGCCAGGATAATGCTGAAAGTTTGTGGGGATACATTCAGAAAAACGCTCTGATATACTTAAAACCTTCCGGAATAAATTATCATTTTGAGGCGCTTCCCGTTAATCAGATTTTTCAGGTCTCAGGAGAAAGACGACATGAAATTTTAAATTTTTACAAACATCTGTTCCTGGAACTGACCAGAACCTGTAATCTTTATCAGTGTGAGATTAAATTTCTTACCTATTCAAATAACCTGGTCATATCTATTGCCAATCCGCAACGGCCCGAAATGGATAAGGCTCTGCTTTTAAGTCTGGAAAAACTAAGAGGAAGCCTCACCATCAACTCTGAATCTCCATTAATAATGGAGATACCTCTTGGTGATTGA
- a CDS encoding family 20 glycosylhydrolase yields MIRSLFVLLTIGITQGMVLPVLPITTDSTTEIRGFCIAAPEPSEHERFLTFIEKELVPRNVNMLILRVDFNYQFESHPELRDSSALSKEQIRKIVSICKTNNINLIPQINLLGHQSWASKTTNLLRVYPQFDETPNVKMPEKYVWPNADGLYCKSYCPLHPDVHKVVFSLVDEIMDVFEAKDFHAGLDEVFYIGEDSCPRCKGKNKAILFANEVAEIRDHLAGKDRKLWIWGDRLLDGKETGLGMWEASENNTYPAVDMIPKDVMICDWHYVRSEPTAAYLSMKGFNVITCVWNKPQIALSQYEDYKTYKAKVNPKLAGRYQGMMQTIWSGAGSFLNAMDNAKTDTSKKDGQVECFTQLFEAINK; encoded by the coding sequence ATGATAAGATCACTCTTCGTTTTATTGACAATCGGCATTACACAGGGAATGGTACTCCCTGTGTTGCCAATTACAACCGACTCCACAACTGAAATTAGGGGATTTTGTATTGCTGCTCCTGAACCTTCCGAACACGAAAGATTTCTGACATTCATCGAAAAGGAACTTGTTCCAAGAAACGTAAATATGCTTATACTGCGCGTGGATTTTAATTATCAGTTTGAATCACATCCGGAACTTCGTGATTCAAGTGCTTTATCGAAAGAACAGATCAGGAAAATTGTTTCAATTTGTAAAACCAATAACATCAATCTCATTCCCCAGATTAACCTTCTGGGCCATCAGTCATGGGCTTCAAAAACTACCAATCTGCTTCGCGTTTATCCCCAGTTTGACGAAACACCAAATGTGAAAATGCCTGAAAAATACGTATGGCCCAATGCAGACGGGTTATATTGCAAAAGTTATTGTCCGCTCCATCCGGATGTTCATAAGGTTGTTTTTAGCCTTGTGGACGAAATTATGGATGTTTTTGAGGCCAAAGACTTTCATGCTGGTCTGGATGAAGTTTTTTATATAGGCGAAGATAGTTGCCCACGTTGCAAAGGTAAAAACAAGGCGATCCTGTTCGCAAATGAAGTGGCTGAAATCCGGGATCATCTGGCCGGAAAAGACCGTAAGCTCTGGATATGGGGCGATCGCTTGCTTGATGGAAAAGAAACAGGATTGGGCATGTGGGAGGCAAGTGAAAACAATACGTATCCGGCAGTTGACATGATACCCAAGGATGTAATGATTTGTGACTGGCACTACGTAAGGTCGGAGCCAACAGCTGCTTACCTTTCCATGAAAGGCTTTAATGTGATAACCTGTGTATGGAATAAACCACAAATTGCATTGTCCCAGTATGAAGATTACAAAACTTACAAAGCAAAAGTAAATCCGAAACTGGCTGGCCGTTACCAGGGTATGATGCAAACAATTTGGTCCGGAGCTGGCAGTTTTTTAAACGCAATGGACAATGCAAAAACGGATACTTCAAAAAAAGACGGACAAGTAGAATGTTTTACGCAGCTTTTTGAAGCCATTAACAAATAG
- the pgi gene encoding glucose-6-phosphate isomerase, with amino-acid sequence MLKTTPFDQSAAYKKLKSHYKTISQKHMKSLFEEDPDRHKKFSIRFGDIVLDYSKNRITTRTRAYLIQLAEESGLADAIEQMFTGEKINATEGRAVLHTALRNRSNEPVLVDGKDVMPDVNEVLAKMKDFSGRVRSGSWKGYSGKEITDIVNIGIGGSDLGPVMVTEALKAYSKKGLNVHFVSNVDGTHIAETIKSLDPETTLFMIASKTFTTQETMTNALSARSWFLDKAVDNEHVKKHFVAISTNQSEIEKFGIDPDNMFGFWDWVGGRYSLWSAIGLSISCFIGYQNFEQLLSGAHDMDKHFRTAKLDKNIPVILGLLGVWYNNFFDAQSHAILPYDQYMHRFAAYFQQGDMESNGKYVGRDGNPVNYQTGPVIWGEPGTNGQHAFYQLIHQGTKVVPCDFIAPAISHNPLGDHHKMLLSNFFAQTEALMNGKTYDEAKAELEAAGKSKEEIDFLTPFKAFMGNKPTNSFLLKKITPKVLGSMIAMYEHKIFVQGVIWNIFSFDQWGVELGKQLASKIYPELQNDWPVTNHDSSTNGLINQYKRWR; translated from the coding sequence ATGTTAAAAACCACACCGTTTGATCAGTCGGCGGCTTATAAAAAGCTTAAATCCCACTATAAAACGATTTCGCAAAAACATATGAAATCGTTGTTTGAAGAAGATCCTGACCGTCATAAAAAATTCTCGATCCGGTTTGGTGATATAGTTCTGGATTATTCAAAAAACAGGATTACTACACGTACCCGGGCATACCTTATACAGCTGGCAGAAGAATCAGGGTTGGCTGATGCGATTGAGCAAATGTTTACCGGCGAAAAAATCAATGCTACAGAAGGCCGTGCAGTATTGCATACGGCATTAAGAAACCGTTCGAATGAACCTGTTTTGGTGGATGGAAAAGATGTCATGCCGGATGTAAACGAAGTACTGGCAAAAATGAAAGATTTCTCTGGCCGAGTACGTTCCGGTTCATGGAAAGGATATTCCGGAAAAGAAATCACAGACATAGTAAACATTGGTATTGGTGGAAGTGATCTTGGACCTGTCATGGTGACTGAGGCATTAAAAGCATACAGCAAGAAAGGTTTGAACGTTCATTTTGTTTCCAATGTAGACGGAACACATATTGCGGAAACTATAAAATCGCTTGATCCTGAGACGACGCTGTTCATGATAGCTTCCAAAACGTTTACAACCCAGGAGACGATGACAAATGCACTCAGTGCACGTTCATGGTTTTTGGACAAAGCCGTAGATAACGAACATGTTAAAAAGCATTTTGTTGCTATTTCAACAAACCAGTCCGAAATAGAAAAATTTGGTATTGATCCCGACAATATGTTTGGTTTCTGGGATTGGGTAGGAGGGCGTTATTCACTTTGGTCGGCTATCGGATTGTCTATTTCCTGCTTTATAGGCTACCAGAATTTTGAACAGCTGCTTTCTGGTGCACACGATATGGATAAACATTTCCGTACTGCCAAACTTGATAAGAACATTCCTGTAATTCTGGGTTTACTGGGCGTTTGGTACAACAATTTCTTTGATGCACAGTCGCATGCCATTTTACCGTATGATCAGTATATGCACCGTTTTGCTGCCTATTTCCAGCAGGGTGACATGGAAAGTAATGGTAAATATGTAGGGCGCGATGGCAACCCTGTAAATTACCAGACAGGTCCGGTTATTTGGGGTGAACCTGGCACAAATGGGCAACATGCTTTTTATCAGCTCATTCACCAGGGAACAAAAGTCGTTCCCTGCGACTTCATAGCTCCGGCTATAAGCCATAATCCGCTTGGAGACCATCATAAGATGCTTTTATCTAATTTCTTCGCACAAACGGAAGCGCTTATGAATGGTAAAACGTATGATGAAGCAAAAGCAGAGCTGGAAGCAGCAGGCAAAAGCAAGGAAGAGATTGACTTTTTGACCCCTTTTAAAGCATTCATGGGAAACAAGCCTACGAACTCATTCCTGCTGAAAAAAATAACTCCTAAGGTACTGGGCAGTATGATTGCTATGTATGAACATAAAATATTTGTTCAGGGTGTTATCTGGAATATTTTCAGTTTCGATCAATGGGGAGTTGAGCTTGGGAAGCAACTTGCAAGCAAAATCTATCCCGAATTACAAAATGACTGGCCCGTAACTAATCACGATAGTTCTACCAATGGGCTGATCAATCAATATAAACGCTGGAGATAA
- a CDS encoding VanZ family protein — protein sequence MVVVFFQSVFKFIHKNPWIAWLWSFLILAACTWPGKDIPAAPVAGFDKIVHTGLFAVWIILWRGAYPEKSSVTLILSGMAYGLGLEFYQQLLPFDRTFDWWDAVADAAGVLLGFTFKSMIIDHYLQRLY from the coding sequence ATGGTTGTTGTTTTTTTTCAGTCAGTATTTAAGTTTATACATAAAAATCCCTGGATTGCCTGGTTATGGTCATTTCTTATCCTTGCAGCCTGCACCTGGCCTGGAAAGGATATACCTGCTGCACCAGTTGCCGGTTTTGATAAGATCGTTCACACAGGACTATTTGCTGTATGGATTATACTTTGGAGGGGGGCTTATCCGGAAAAGTCATCAGTGACCCTGATTTTATCCGGGATGGCTTATGGATTGGGGCTGGAATTTTACCAACAGCTTCTGCCATTTGACCGCACCTTCGACTGGTGGGATGCTGTGGCAGATGCTGCTGGTGTGCTGCTTGGATTTACGTTTAAGTCAATGATTATTGACCATTATCTCCAGCGTTTATATTGA
- a CDS encoding sugar phosphate isomerase/epimerase, with amino-acid sequence MNSRRDFVKMGIGGIVAGSFAAISGLSFASALNNKKEDLFKLGVAGYSFLHFKLDESLAMMKKLDVHYLCIKDFHLPYKSTTEEIAAFHAKLKESDVTGYAVGPIYTKTTQEIDNAFDYAKRAGVKLIIGIPMHEDLAYLDKKVKEYDIRFAIHNHGPEDKLYPSAASVYSYVKDLDPRIGLCFDMGHNKRDNQDSVADLGKYGKRIFDIHLKNVTAATKEGTTCELSRGIIDIPAFVKMLRKVKYEGSCSLEYEKDMKDPLAGIAESVGYFRGVCDAV; translated from the coding sequence ATGAATTCAAGACGAGATTTTGTAAAAATGGGAATTGGCGGAATTGTAGCAGGTAGCTTTGCTGCGATTTCCGGATTAAGCTTTGCCTCAGCACTTAATAATAAAAAAGAGGACTTATTTAAGCTTGGAGTAGCTGGTTACAGTTTTCTGCATTTTAAGCTCGATGAATCCCTGGCTATGATGAAAAAACTTGATGTGCATTATTTATGTATCAAGGATTTTCATCTTCCCTATAAGAGTACAACAGAAGAAATTGCGGCATTTCATGCAAAACTAAAAGAGTCGGATGTGACAGGTTATGCAGTCGGGCCAATTTATACCAAAACGACACAGGAAATTGATAATGCTTTTGACTATGCAAAAAGAGCAGGAGTGAAGCTGATCATCGGAATTCCGATGCATGAAGATCTGGCTTACCTGGATAAAAAAGTGAAAGAATATGATATCCGGTTTGCGATCCATAACCATGGACCGGAAGATAAACTATATCCAAGTGCTGCCTCTGTTTACAGTTACGTAAAAGATCTTGACCCACGCATTGGGCTTTGTTTTGATATGGGTCATAATAAGCGCGATAATCAGGATTCGGTGGCTGATCTGGGAAAGTATGGCAAGAGAATTTTTGATATTCATTTGAAAAACGTAACTGCTGCAACCAAAGAAGGTACAACTTGTGAACTAAGTCGTGGAATTATTGATATTCCTGCGTTTGTAAAGATGTTAAGAAAAGTGAAATATGAAGGCTCGTGCAGCCTTGAATATGAGAAAGATATGAAGGATCCATTAGCAGGAATCGCTGAGTCGGTGGGTTATTTCCGGGGTGTTTGTGATGCTGTTTAA
- a CDS encoding VOC family protein, protein MQKIIPFLWFDGKVEEAMNFYVSVFKNSKGNGCHAANGKNGHRGFEECLRRLETGVSSVSYYRE, encoded by the coding sequence ATGCAAAAGATAATACCATTTTTATGGTTCGACGGAAAAGTAGAAGAAGCTATGAATTTCTACGTTTCCGTTTTTAAAAATTCAAAGGGTAATGGATGCCATGCTGCAAATGGTAAAAATGGACATAGGGGCTTTGAAGAATGCTTACGAAGGTTAGAAACAGGTGTTTCATCCGTATCATATTACAGGGAATAA